Proteins from a genomic interval of Brachybacterium vulturis:
- the metE gene encoding 5-methyltetrahydropteroyltriglutamate--homocysteine S-methyltransferase, with the protein MTLESTPLPAATPVGYPRIGPDRELKKAEEAYWAGRIDHAEFARRTRALRRATRTRLTTLGLDAAAAAPESFSLYDQVLDAALAAGIVPDRFASVVTADGTVDDDGLFALARGTAEQPPLEMTKWFDTNYHYLVPEIGPDTDVRLASTRVVDLFTESLEDGAGTRPVLVGPLTLLLLAKAQDGAPEGFDPLERLDEVVAVYAQLLTRLAAAGAPWVQLDEPALAADQRVDATELAELLQRSISRLAARSDRPQLLVTTPYGGIGDLLPTLLATGAEAVHVDLTRGELPTTAQLAGVDTVQLVAGLVEGRSVWRTELPTAAARLAELRARVTAAGGDAAAVVASTSVSLQHVPHTLELETSLPAELTATLAFADEKITELVTLAGGQVEAGTVDGPRSVPRAFEGVRVDAVRERAAAVTPADTERAEHAVRAEAQRRALGLPDLPTTTIGSFPQVAEVRAARAAHRRGTLDAAGYEQAMKDEIARVITLQEELGLDVLVHGEPERNDMVQYFAEHLEGFATTEHGWVQSYGSRCTRPSILFGDVHRRAPITVDWSTYAQSLSPHPVKGMLTGPVTILAWSFVRDDQPLGDTAAQVGLALRDEVTDLEAAGIRIVQVDEPALRELLPLRDAEHADYLDWSVRSFRLATSGAAAATQIHTHLCYSEFTVVLGAIDALDADVTSIESARSRGEILEAVEPGAFLRGIGPGVWDIHSPRVPGPAEIAEQLRRARAVVDPGRLWVNPDCGLKTRGYAETEASLRHLVQAAREVRAEAEVRAGV; encoded by the coding sequence ATGACCCTCGAATCCACTCCGCTCCCCGCCGCCACCCCCGTCGGCTACCCCCGCATCGGGCCCGACCGCGAGCTGAAGAAGGCCGAGGAGGCCTACTGGGCCGGCCGCATCGACCACGCCGAGTTCGCCCGCCGCACCCGCGCGCTGCGCCGCGCCACGCGTACTCGCCTCACCACCCTGGGCCTGGATGCCGCGGCCGCCGCCCCGGAGTCCTTCTCCCTCTACGACCAGGTGCTGGACGCCGCGCTCGCGGCCGGCATCGTCCCCGATCGCTTCGCCTCCGTGGTGACGGCAGACGGCACCGTCGACGACGACGGCCTGTTCGCCCTCGCGCGCGGCACCGCCGAGCAGCCGCCGCTGGAGATGACCAAGTGGTTCGACACCAACTACCACTACCTGGTCCCCGAGATCGGGCCTGACACCGACGTCCGCCTCGCCTCGACCCGCGTGGTCGATCTGTTCACCGAGTCCCTCGAGGACGGCGCCGGCACCCGTCCCGTCCTCGTCGGCCCCCTCACCCTGCTGCTGCTGGCCAAGGCGCAGGACGGCGCCCCCGAGGGCTTCGACCCGCTGGAGCGTCTCGACGAGGTGGTGGCCGTGTACGCGCAGCTCCTGACGCGGCTCGCCGCTGCCGGTGCGCCCTGGGTGCAGCTCGACGAGCCCGCGCTCGCCGCCGATCAGCGCGTCGACGCGACCGAGCTCGCCGAGCTCCTGCAGCGCTCGATCAGCCGCCTCGCCGCGCGCTCGGACCGACCGCAGCTGCTGGTCACCACACCGTACGGCGGCATCGGCGACCTGCTGCCGACGCTGCTGGCCACCGGCGCGGAGGCCGTGCACGTGGACCTCACCCGCGGCGAGCTGCCCACCACGGCGCAGCTGGCCGGCGTGGACACCGTGCAGCTGGTCGCCGGGCTCGTCGAGGGCCGCTCCGTGTGGCGCACCGAGCTGCCGACGGCCGCCGCGCGCCTGGCCGAGCTCCGCGCCCGGGTCACCGCGGCCGGGGGAGATGCCGCGGCGGTCGTCGCCTCCACCTCCGTCTCCCTCCAGCACGTCCCCCACACCCTCGAGCTCGAGACCTCGCTGCCTGCCGAGCTCACCGCCACCCTCGCCTTCGCGGACGAGAAGATCACCGAGCTGGTCACCCTCGCCGGCGGTCAGGTCGAGGCGGGCACCGTCGACGGCCCCCGCTCCGTGCCCCGCGCCTTCGAGGGCGTCCGCGTGGACGCCGTGCGCGAGCGCGCCGCCGCGGTGACCCCCGCCGACACCGAGCGTGCTGAGCACGCGGTGCGGGCCGAGGCGCAGCGCCGGGCGCTGGGCCTGCCAGACCTGCCCACCACCACCATCGGCTCGTTCCCACAGGTCGCTGAGGTGCGCGCGGCCCGCGCCGCCCACCGTCGCGGCACGCTCGACGCGGCCGGGTACGAGCAGGCGATGAAGGACGAGATCGCCCGCGTGATCACACTGCAGGAAGAGCTCGGACTGGACGTCCTGGTCCACGGCGAGCCCGAGCGCAACGACATGGTCCAGTACTTCGCCGAGCACCTCGAGGGCTTCGCGACCACCGAGCACGGCTGGGTGCAGTCCTACGGCTCCCGCTGCACCCGCCCCTCGATCCTGTTCGGCGACGTGCACCGCCGGGCGCCGATCACCGTGGACTGGTCGACCTACGCCCAGTCGCTGAGCCCGCATCCCGTCAAGGGCATGCTCACCGGGCCGGTCACCATCCTCGCCTGGTCCTTCGTGCGTGACGACCAGCCGCTCGGGGACACCGCCGCCCAGGTGGGACTCGCGCTGCGCGATGAGGTCACCGACCTCGAGGCCGCCGGGATCCGCATCGTGCAGGTCGACGAGCCGGCCCTGCGCGAGCTGCTGCCCCTGCGCGATGCCGAGCATGCGGATTACCTGGACTGGTCGGTGCGCTCCTTCCGCCTCGCCACCTCCGGAGCGGCCGCGGCCACGCAGATCCACACCCACCTCTGCTACAGCGAGTTCACCGTGGTCCTCGGCGCGATCGACGCCCTGGACGCGGACGTCACCTCGATCGAGTCCGCCCGCTCCCGCGGCGAGATCCTCGAGGCCGTGGAGCCGGGAGCCTTCCTCCGCGGCATCGGCCCCGGCGTGTGGGACATCCATTCCCCGCGCGTGCCCGGCCCGGCGGAGATCGCCGAGCAGCTGCGCCGCGCCCGCGCCGTGGTCGACCCCGGCCGGCTGTGGGTGAACCCCGACTGCGGCCTGAAGACCCGCGGCTACGCCGAGACCGAGGCCAGCCTGCGCCACCTGGTCCAGGCTGCCCGCGAGGTGCGTGCGGAGGCAGAGGTGCGCGCCGGGGTGTGA
- a CDS encoding PHP domain-containing protein yields the protein MTLPADSHVHSEFSWDTGGPDSPARGTMEATCARAVRIGLPALFFTEHLDLETAWFTDPEDFGDHERHLVAADGIVSVPRFDADGYFEAIERCRAAFPFLRIGTGLEVGQPHLRLEAAANELDLTRFDRILGSLHTLEFEGRRVEPSTLYRRLPAEEVVRRYLAEIPDLVAGDEPFEIVTHLDYALRCWPEEEEGPFDPRSLEQELRGAMAVIAHSGRALEMNTRRLWPWMPQWWAEEGGRTISLGSDAHTPAALAHGFPEAVAMVEAFGFRAGRDPRELWRR from the coding sequence ATGACCCTCCCCGCCGACAGCCACGTGCACAGCGAGTTCTCCTGGGACACCGGCGGCCCGGACAGCCCCGCCCGCGGGACCATGGAGGCCACCTGCGCCCGCGCCGTGCGCATCGGGCTGCCGGCGCTGTTCTTCACCGAGCACCTCGATCTCGAGACCGCCTGGTTCACCGACCCCGAGGACTTCGGCGACCACGAGCGGCACCTGGTGGCGGCGGACGGGATCGTCTCCGTGCCCCGCTTCGACGCCGACGGCTACTTCGAGGCCATCGAGCGCTGCCGGGCCGCGTTCCCGTTCCTGCGGATCGGCACCGGGCTCGAGGTGGGCCAGCCCCACCTCCGCCTCGAGGCCGCCGCGAACGAGCTGGACCTGACCCGATTCGACCGCATCCTCGGCTCCCTGCACACCCTCGAGTTCGAAGGCCGACGGGTCGAGCCCAGTACCCTGTACCGCCGGCTCCCCGCAGAGGAGGTGGTGCGACGCTATCTCGCCGAGATCCCTGACCTGGTGGCCGGTGACGAGCCCTTCGAGATCGTCACCCACCTGGACTACGCCCTGCGCTGCTGGCCCGAGGAGGAGGAGGGGCCGTTCGACCCGCGCAGCCTCGAGCAGGAGCTGCGCGGTGCGATGGCCGTGATCGCCCACAGCGGCCGCGCGCTCGAGATGAACACCCGGCGGCTCTGGCCCTGGATGCCGCAGTGGTGGGCCGAGGAGGGCGGGCGCACGATCAGCCTGGGCAGCGATGCCCACACCCCCGCGGCACTCGCCCACGGCTTCCCCGAGGCGGTCGCGATGGTCGAGGCGTTCGGCTTCCGCGCCGGCCGCGACCCGCGCGAGCTCTGGCGGCGCTGA
- a CDS encoding methylenetetrahydrofolate reductase: MSVATTTLPELERTAPVRHRPALSYELFPARSDVSFERLRETITQLEATAPDYVSVTSRTGHGNLGRVLELTEHVLAETSLRPLVHLTSIGSTRAQLTTIIHALLDRGVRGLLALRGDQPDGHRLEDDEIPFARPLIELIRDIERERTAGLAGGRVSVGVAAYPHRHPESPTISHDTEVLVAKERAGADFAITQVFFDPDVYTRCLDRSHAAGVRLPLVPGLVPATNPRRLQRLAAMSGVEPPRELLHQLELAAEETERRRIGIRFTVDLARRVLDAGAPGLHLFTFNQHAEALDVLDHLDLDRWSTTSQGDAR, from the coding sequence ATGTCCGTTGCCACCACCACTCTGCCCGAGCTCGAGCGCACCGCCCCGGTGCGGCATCGCCCTGCGCTCAGCTACGAGCTGTTCCCCGCCCGGTCCGACGTCTCCTTCGAGCGGTTGCGAGAGACCATCACGCAGCTCGAGGCGACCGCCCCCGACTACGTCTCGGTCACCAGCCGCACCGGTCACGGCAACCTGGGCCGCGTCCTCGAGCTCACCGAGCACGTGCTCGCCGAGACCAGCCTGCGCCCGCTGGTGCACCTCACCTCGATCGGGTCCACCCGCGCCCAGCTGACCACGATCATCCACGCCCTGCTGGACCGCGGCGTGCGCGGTCTCCTCGCCCTGCGCGGTGATCAGCCCGATGGGCACCGCCTCGAGGACGACGAGATCCCTTTCGCCCGTCCGCTGATCGAGCTGATCCGTGACATCGAGCGTGAGCGCACGGCGGGGCTCGCCGGCGGGCGGGTCAGCGTCGGCGTGGCCGCCTATCCCCACCGGCATCCCGAATCTCCCACCATCAGCCATGACACCGAGGTCCTGGTCGCCAAGGAGCGGGCCGGTGCGGATTTCGCCATCACCCAGGTGTTCTTCGATCCTGACGTCTACACCAGATGTCTCGATCGTTCCCACGCCGCGGGGGTCCGCCTGCCGCTCGTGCCGGGACTGGTGCCCGCCACGAATCCGAGGCGCCTGCAGCGCCTGGCCGCGATGAGCGGTGTCGAGCCGCCGCGGGAGCTGCTCCACCAGCTGGAGCTCGCCGCCGAGGAGACCGAGCGCCGCCGGATCGGCATCCGGTTCACGGTCGATCTCGCCCGGCGTGTGCTCGACGCGGGCGCCCCCGGGCTGCACCTGTTCACCTTCAACCAGCACGCCGAGGCCCTCGACGTGCTCGACCATCTCGACCTGGACCGCTGGTCCACCACCTCGCAAGGAGACGCCCGATGA
- a CDS encoding nucleotide sugar dehydrogenase produces the protein MLHNSATTRMAVVGLGYVGLPLAVGFAQKIDVVGYDINEGRVSELSAGNDSNLEVSDQELRDSTRLSFTSSADDLRDCNVYVVTTPTPVDRHKVPDLLPILAASAAIGPTLNRGDVVIFESTVYPGATEDECSPILESTSGLTLNQDFYLGYSPERINPGDAEHRFTTIMKVTSGSTPEAAEFVDQLYQLVVEAGTHRAPSIRVAEAAKVIENIQRDVNIALINELSMLFNKLGIDNRAVLEAAGTKWNFLKFRPGLVGGHCIGIDPYYLTHKAKEIDYHPEMILAGRRINDSMGPYVASELIKAMTKTRTVVCGSRVLVLGLTFKENTPDLRNTRVVDITKELTEYGAEVIVHDPWCDPAEARAHLNVEVEETPGAGEYDAVVLAVAHREFLEQGSTWVRSFVKPGGIVYDLKQVLPAGDADLSL, from the coding sequence ATGCTTCACAATTCCGCCACTACGCGGATGGCCGTCGTCGGCCTTGGATACGTCGGGCTGCCCTTGGCTGTCGGCTTCGCCCAGAAGATCGATGTGGTCGGCTACGACATCAATGAAGGTCGTGTCTCCGAGCTCTCCGCCGGGAACGACTCCAACCTCGAGGTCAGCGACCAAGAGCTCCGCGATTCCACCCGCCTGAGCTTCACCAGCTCTGCGGACGATCTGCGCGACTGCAACGTCTACGTCGTCACCACCCCGACTCCAGTCGATCGCCACAAGGTTCCCGATCTACTCCCCATACTCGCGGCCTCGGCGGCGATCGGGCCGACATTGAATCGCGGCGACGTGGTCATCTTCGAATCCACAGTCTATCCGGGCGCAACGGAAGATGAATGCTCCCCGATCCTCGAGAGCACCAGCGGCCTCACGCTGAACCAGGATTTCTACCTCGGGTACAGCCCCGAGCGGATCAATCCAGGGGATGCTGAGCACCGCTTCACCACAATCATGAAGGTCACCTCGGGGTCCACCCCCGAGGCCGCGGAGTTCGTCGATCAGCTTTACCAGCTTGTCGTCGAAGCCGGCACCCACCGCGCGCCCTCGATCCGAGTAGCCGAAGCGGCGAAAGTGATCGAGAACATCCAGCGCGACGTGAACATCGCCTTGATCAATGAACTGTCCATGCTCTTCAACAAACTAGGCATCGACAACCGTGCGGTTCTCGAGGCGGCCGGGACGAAGTGGAACTTTCTGAAGTTTCGGCCTGGGCTGGTGGGAGGCCACTGCATAGGGATCGACCCTTACTACCTCACGCACAAGGCGAAGGAGATCGACTACCACCCGGAGATGATTCTCGCCGGTCGTCGGATCAACGACTCGATGGGACCGTACGTGGCTAGTGAACTGATCAAGGCGATGACCAAGACCCGGACCGTGGTCTGCGGCTCGCGAGTACTGGTGCTCGGCCTGACCTTCAAGGAGAATACGCCCGACCTGCGCAACACTCGAGTCGTGGACATCACGAAGGAACTCACCGAGTACGGCGCCGAGGTGATCGTCCACGACCCGTGGTGCGACCCTGCTGAGGCCCGAGCACACCTCAACGTAGAAGTCGAGGAAACACCGGGAGCCGGCGAGTACGACGCGGTGGTGCTCGCCGTGGCGCATCGAGAGTTCCTCGAGCAGGGCAGCACCTGGGTGCGCTCGTTCGTGAAGCCGGGCGGGATCGTCTATGACCTGAAGCAGGTCCTTCCGGCTGGCGATGCCGATCTCTCCCTCTGA
- a CDS encoding polysaccharide biosynthesis tyrosine autokinase, whose protein sequence is MEIQQYLAVLRKRWLSALLTALLILLAAALVTLLQTPRYEATNRLFIQTLTESSIAELNGGVDFASQQITTYADLATSPMVLDPVIEELALDKTSRELAEDINTSIPPDTLILEITVTSTTPDLAADIANSTAASLRAVVAELSTTTSGSTVKLTVVSTADAPSAPASPSVPRNIALGLLLGIMAGFAVAVAQELSDNRVRTTEDVEKSVAMPVIGSVQAVRDSEQAPLVMSDRPHSVEAEAYRELRTNLRFTGLNAASNSILVTSSLANEGKSSSAINLAHVLAQAGNCVLLIEADLRRPSLSRYLGLEATVGLTTVLIGEADLSEVTQPLETPGLEVLTAGPIPPNPSEMLGSIAMQRTLDTAMAAYDYVVIDSPPLLSVTDTAVLSRIVGGTLIVARSGLVRKPQLRAALEKLTTIDSDVLGVLLNRVPRRAHDVYTQRYQYAIDSESSVAMAARAETLALLREATSPRQELQPADTSSSRESSSLGDRRAETSEPLAKTLSRETESTGSRG, encoded by the coding sequence GTGGAGATTCAGCAGTACTTGGCCGTACTTCGGAAGCGCTGGCTCTCCGCGCTCCTCACCGCGTTGCTGATCCTGCTCGCAGCAGCCTTGGTGACGTTGCTGCAGACTCCTCGATATGAAGCCACAAACAGACTGTTCATACAGACTCTGACGGAGAGCAGCATCGCCGAGCTCAATGGCGGCGTCGACTTCGCGAGTCAGCAGATCACCACGTACGCCGATCTTGCGACCAGTCCGATGGTCCTCGATCCGGTCATCGAAGAGCTTGCACTCGACAAGACATCGCGCGAGCTCGCCGAGGACATCAACACCTCGATACCGCCAGACACACTCATCCTCGAGATCACAGTGACCTCGACGACCCCGGACCTCGCTGCGGACATCGCGAACTCCACAGCCGCGAGCCTGCGTGCCGTCGTCGCTGAGCTGTCGACAACCACCAGCGGGTCGACGGTCAAGCTGACGGTTGTATCGACGGCAGATGCGCCCTCAGCGCCGGCGAGCCCGAGCGTTCCCCGGAACATCGCTCTTGGCCTCCTGCTCGGAATCATGGCAGGCTTCGCCGTTGCGGTGGCCCAGGAGCTCTCGGACAACCGAGTACGGACTACGGAAGACGTCGAGAAGAGCGTCGCAATGCCGGTGATCGGTTCCGTACAGGCAGTTCGAGATTCAGAGCAAGCACCGCTCGTCATGAGCGACCGACCGCACAGCGTCGAAGCGGAGGCCTATCGCGAGCTGCGAACGAATCTCCGATTCACGGGACTCAACGCAGCATCGAACAGCATTCTCGTCACCTCGTCATTGGCAAATGAGGGAAAGTCGAGCTCTGCGATCAATCTGGCTCATGTACTGGCCCAGGCAGGGAACTGCGTCCTCCTCATCGAGGCGGACCTGCGGCGTCCGTCGCTTTCTCGGTACCTCGGACTCGAAGCCACCGTCGGCCTGACCACAGTACTGATCGGGGAGGCCGATCTCTCCGAGGTCACTCAGCCGCTCGAGACTCCAGGCCTGGAGGTCCTTACCGCGGGACCGATCCCCCCGAATCCCAGCGAAATGCTCGGAAGCATCGCCATGCAAAGGACGCTTGACACTGCGATGGCCGCATACGACTACGTGGTCATCGATTCCCCACCGCTCCTGTCCGTCACCGACACCGCGGTCCTCTCGCGCATCGTGGGCGGGACTCTGATCGTGGCTCGCAGCGGGCTGGTCCGGAAGCCGCAGCTCCGCGCCGCTCTCGAGAAGCTCACGACGATCGACTCCGACGTCCTCGGCGTTCTGCTGAACCGCGTCCCTCGCCGTGCCCACGACGTATACACCCAGCGTTATCAGTACGCCATCGACTCGGAGAGCAGCGTCGCGATGGCCGCGCGCGCGGAGACCCTGGCCCTCCTGCGGGAAGCAACGTCTCCGCGCCAGGAGCTCCAGCCTGCAGACACCTCGTCATCCCGAGAATCCTCTTCCCTGGGGGACCGTCGTGCCGAGACGTCGGAGCCGCTCGCCAAGACTCTGTCCAGGGAGACCGAATCGACAGGATCCCGGGGATGA
- a CDS encoding glycine C-acetyltransferase, whose translation MYTALKDQLTAELAEIEQAGTFKHERVISTAQGNRITAGPVGRDGAEVLNFCANNYLGLADDPRLLEAAKKALDERGFGMASVRFICGTQDLHLQLERAVSDFLGTEDTILFSSCFDANGAVFEPLFGKEDAIISDALNHASLIDGIRLSKAARFRYRNADLEDLRTQLEAVAALRDGKGARRTVIVTDGVFSMDGYLAPLPGICDLAEEFGALVMVDDSHATGFMGASGAGTPEHFGVSDRIDIFTGTFGKALGGASGGYVSGRADIVAMLRQKGRPYLFSNSLAPSIVAATLTALELVEGSGELRETLFRNAELFRRRMSEEGFELLPGEHAIVPVMFGDAALAARIADAMLDSGVYVTAFSYPVVPQGKARIRVQLSAAHTEADVETAVQAFIASRAAVTG comes from the coding sequence ATGTACACCGCCCTCAAGGACCAGCTGACCGCCGAGCTCGCCGAGATCGAGCAGGCCGGGACCTTCAAGCACGAGCGCGTCATCTCCACCGCCCAGGGCAACCGGATCACCGCCGGTCCCGTCGGTCGGGACGGCGCGGAGGTGCTGAACTTCTGCGCCAACAACTACCTCGGCCTCGCGGACGATCCCCGCCTGCTCGAGGCCGCGAAGAAAGCACTGGACGAGCGCGGCTTCGGCATGGCCTCGGTGCGGTTCATCTGCGGCACCCAGGATCTCCACCTGCAGCTCGAACGCGCCGTCTCCGACTTCCTCGGCACCGAGGACACGATCCTGTTCTCCTCCTGCTTCGATGCCAACGGCGCCGTGTTCGAGCCGCTGTTCGGGAAGGAGGACGCGATCATCTCCGACGCCCTGAACCACGCCTCCCTGATCGACGGCATCCGCCTGTCCAAGGCCGCCCGCTTCCGCTACCGCAACGCGGACCTCGAGGACCTGCGCACCCAGCTCGAGGCGGTCGCGGCGCTGCGCGACGGGAAGGGCGCCCGCCGCACCGTCATCGTCACCGACGGCGTCTTCTCGATGGACGGCTACCTCGCCCCGCTGCCGGGCATCTGCGACCTGGCCGAGGAGTTCGGTGCGCTGGTGATGGTCGACGACTCCCACGCCACGGGCTTCATGGGCGCCAGCGGCGCCGGCACCCCCGAGCACTTCGGGGTCTCGGACCGGATCGACATCTTCACCGGCACCTTCGGCAAGGCGCTCGGCGGTGCCAGCGGCGGCTACGTCTCCGGCCGCGCAGACATCGTGGCGATGCTGCGCCAGAAGGGCCGCCCCTACCTCTTCTCGAACTCGCTGGCCCCGTCGATCGTGGCCGCCACCCTCACCGCGCTCGAGCTGGTCGAGGGCAGCGGTGAGCTGCGCGAGACCCTGTTCCGCAACGCCGAGCTGTTCCGTCGGCGGATGAGCGAGGAGGGCTTCGAGCTGCTGCCCGGCGAGCACGCGATCGTGCCGGTGATGTTCGGGGACGCGGCGCTCGCGGCCAGGATCGCCGACGCGATGCTCGACAGCGGCGTGTACGTCACCGCCTTCTCCTACCCGGTGGTCCCGCAGGGCAAGGCCCGGATCCGGGTGCAGCTCTCCGCCGCGCACACCGAGGCGGACGTCGAGACCGCGGTCCAGGCCTTCATCGCCTCTCGCGCCGCGGTCACCGGCTGA
- a CDS encoding O-antigen ligase family protein has product MFAGAIGVVGVVLAARAQAATLLVVPVVILIVFALRSGGFSSRRRVLGVGMGSVGAAILAVASLAILPTWPQWLSRPRSLSGARHRLWGDALTLWREHPVIGGGPGSFLEHSETARSAPHLYAAHSSVLQVAAELGGVGVVLFLAVLVAGAFVASQGDRARGLIGVAAWCALAVHSMIDHLYEFPIVCLLAGLVIGWAGSREVPGAAAASPPPRPGTESSSRDLA; this is encoded by the coding sequence ATGTTCGCGGGGGCGATCGGCGTGGTGGGTGTTGTACTCGCCGCCCGAGCTCAGGCTGCCACGCTTCTGGTCGTCCCGGTCGTGATCCTGATCGTTTTCGCACTGCGCAGCGGAGGGTTTTCGTCGCGCCGCAGAGTTCTTGGTGTCGGCATGGGCAGCGTCGGCGCGGCGATTCTGGCCGTCGCTTCGCTTGCAATCCTGCCGACGTGGCCGCAATGGCTGAGCCGCCCCAGGAGCCTCAGCGGAGCGCGGCACCGCCTCTGGGGCGACGCCCTCACCCTGTGGCGCGAGCACCCGGTCATCGGCGGAGGTCCTGGATCCTTCCTCGAGCACTCGGAGACCGCGCGCTCCGCTCCGCACCTCTATGCCGCCCACTCCTCGGTCCTCCAGGTCGCCGCTGAGCTCGGCGGCGTCGGGGTGGTCCTGTTCCTCGCGGTGCTGGTCGCGGGGGCCTTCGTCGCCAGTCAGGGCGACCGCGCTCGCGGGTTGATCGGGGTGGCTGCCTGGTGCGCGCTGGCGGTGCACTCGATGATCGACCACCTGTACGAGTTCCCGATCGTCTGCCTGTTGGCGGGGCTGGTGATCGGTTGGGCGGGCTCCCGCGAGGTACCCGGGGCCGCCGCCGCGTCGCCACCTCCACGGCCAGGTACAGAGAGCTCTTCACGCGACCTCGCGTGA
- the tdh gene encoding L-threonine 3-dehydrogenase, whose translation MRALRKVAPGAGLEWTDVEEPGCGPWDVKVRVLRAGICGTDLHILDWDASAEAMCDTVPFTPGHEFYGEVVEVGEEVTDVRVGDRISGEGHVVCGVCRNCRAGRRQMCIRTRSLGVQRDGAFAEYVTLPHQNVWVHEHDGGEELISPELGAVFDPLGNAVHTALKFPVVGEDVLIAGAGPIGQMAAAVARHAGARYITITDISPQRLAMAEDCGADVVLDVADSRVRDAQRRLGMREGFDVGLEISGQARALQEMIENMNHGGRIALLGLPSTQFEIDWTMVVTRMITLQGIYGREMFETWNAMSAMLSTSETLRAAITRTITDVLPASQWERGFEIAKAGTAGKVVLDWSTLDG comes from the coding sequence ATGCGCGCACTGCGCAAGGTCGCGCCCGGAGCCGGGCTGGAATGGACGGACGTCGAGGAGCCCGGCTGCGGGCCCTGGGATGTGAAGGTGCGGGTGCTGCGTGCCGGGATCTGCGGCACCGATCTGCACATCCTGGACTGGGACGCCTCCGCCGAGGCCATGTGCGACACCGTGCCCTTCACTCCGGGCCACGAGTTCTACGGCGAGGTGGTCGAGGTCGGTGAGGAGGTCACCGATGTGCGCGTCGGCGACCGCATCTCCGGCGAGGGCCACGTGGTGTGCGGGGTGTGCCGCAACTGCCGCGCCGGCCGCCGCCAGATGTGCATCCGCACCCGCTCCCTCGGCGTGCAGCGCGACGGCGCCTTCGCCGAGTACGTGACGCTCCCGCACCAGAACGTGTGGGTGCACGAGCATGACGGGGGCGAGGAGCTGATCAGCCCCGAGCTCGGTGCCGTCTTCGACCCGCTCGGCAACGCCGTGCACACCGCCCTGAAGTTCCCGGTGGTGGGGGAGGACGTGCTGATCGCCGGCGCCGGCCCGATCGGACAGATGGCCGCCGCCGTCGCCCGCCACGCCGGGGCCCGCTACATCACCATCACCGACATCTCCCCGCAGCGCCTGGCCATGGCCGAGGACTGCGGCGCCGACGTGGTGCTCGACGTCGCCGATTCCCGCGTGCGCGACGCCCAGCGCCGCCTGGGGATGCGGGAGGGCTTCGACGTGGGACTGGAGATCTCCGGACAGGCGCGAGCGCTGCAGGAGATGATCGAGAACATGAACCACGGCGGTCGGATCGCGCTGCTGGGCCTGCCCTCGACGCAGTTCGAGATCGACTGGACCATGGTCGTCACGCGGATGATCACCCTGCAGGGCATCTACGGTCGGGAGATGTTCGAGACCTGGAACGCGATGTCCGCGATGCTCAGCACCTCCGAGACGCTCCGCGCCGCCATCACCCGCACCATCACCGACGTGCTGCCCGCGAGCCAGTGGGAGCGCGGCTTCGAGATCGCCAAGGCCGGCACCGCCGGCAAGGTCGTGCTGGACTGGAGCACACTGGACGGCTGA